A genomic segment from Lutibacter sp. A80 encodes:
- a CDS encoding NUDIX domain-containing protein produces MQLLNNKNAYKHQKKILIAVDCVIFGFDSEQLKLLLFRRKVEPLKGAWSLIGAFVNEDLSLNDAAKEVVFNLTGLDNIFLEELKTYSKVDRDPGERVISVAHYSLIRINDFNLDSVEKFDARWFNIDEVPELIIDHKEMVEDAILKIRKKARFQPIGFELLPEKFTIPHLQILYECIYQKKLDDRNFRKKILSFDILTKTEEKDRTGSKKGAFLYKFNKEKFNNFISKGYNFEL; encoded by the coding sequence ATGCAATTACTTAATAATAAAAATGCTTATAAGCACCAAAAAAAAATACTTATTGCGGTAGATTGTGTAATTTTTGGTTTTGACTCTGAACAATTAAAGTTGCTCTTATTTAGAAGAAAAGTAGAACCATTAAAAGGAGCTTGGTCATTAATTGGAGCTTTTGTTAATGAAGACTTAAGTTTAAATGATGCTGCAAAAGAAGTAGTTTTTAATTTAACAGGACTTGATAATATTTTTTTAGAAGAATTAAAAACCTATAGTAAAGTAGACAGGGATCCTGGAGAACGAGTTATTTCTGTAGCGCATTACAGTTTAATTAGAATTAATGATTTTAATTTAGATAGTGTTGAAAAATTCGATGCCCGTTGGTTTAATATTGATGAAGTACCTGAATTAATTATAGATCATAAAGAGATGGTAGAAGATGCCATTTTAAAAATTAGAAAAAAAGCGCGTTTTCAACCTATTGGTTTTGAGTTGCTCCCAGAGAAATTTACCATTCCTCATTTACAAATATTATATGAATGTATTTATCAAAAAAAATTAGATGATCGTAATTTTAGAAAAAAAATTCTTTCGTTTGATATTTTAACTAAAACGGAAGAAAAAGACAGAACAGGATCTAAAAAAGGAGCGTTTTTATATAAGTTTAATAAAGAGAAATTCAATAATTTTATATCCAAAGGGTACAACTTTGAATTGTAA
- the hisIE gene encoding bifunctional phosphoribosyl-AMP cyclohydrolase/phosphoribosyl-ATP diphosphatase HisIE, whose amino-acid sequence MEIDFNKNSDGLVPAIIQDFTTRQVLMLGYMNEEAYNKTVETGKVTFFSRTKKRLWTKGEESGNFLNLISVKNDCDNDTLLIKVNPVGPTCHKGTDTCWDETNESSFGFLSELESVITSRRVNADSENSYVASLFEKGINKIAQKVGEEAVEIVIEAKDNDDNLFLNEGADLLFHYLILLQAKGFTLKDIVKVLEGRHK is encoded by the coding sequence ATGGAAATAGATTTTAACAAAAACAGTGACGGATTAGTACCAGCAATTATTCAAGATTTTACAACCAGACAAGTATTAATGTTGGGTTATATGAATGAAGAGGCTTACAATAAAACAGTTGAAACAGGGAAAGTAACTTTCTTTAGTAGAACTAAAAAAAGGCTTTGGACAAAAGGTGAAGAAAGTGGTAACTTTTTAAACTTAATTTCGGTAAAAAACGATTGTGATAATGATACTTTATTAATTAAAGTAAATCCAGTGGGGCCTACTTGTCATAAAGGAACAGATACTTGTTGGGATGAAACGAATGAGTCTAGTTTTGGTTTTTTATCAGAGCTTGAAAGTGTAATTACTAGCAGAAGAGTAAATGCAGATTCTGAAAATAGTTATGTAGCTTCTTTATTTGAAAAAGGGATTAATAAAATAGCTCAAAAAGTAGGTGAGGAGGCCGTTGAAATTGTAATTGAAGCAAAAGATAATGATGATAATTTATTCTTAAATGAAGGTGCCGATTTATTATTTCACTACTTAATATTATTACAAGCGAAAGGATTTACTTTAAAAGATATTGTAAAAGTTTTAGAAGGAAGACATAAATAA
- the hisH gene encoding imidazole glycerol phosphate synthase subunit HisH, with protein sequence MKIVIINYGAGNIQSIKFAIKRLGFEAVLTDNEEEIRNADKVIFPGVGEASSAMGMLKSTGLDKVIPTLKQPVLGICLGMQLMCAYCEEGNTKGLAIFDCDVLKFDASEKVPQIGWNQIENLKSDLFKGIKEKEYMYLVHSFYVALNNEAIATTNYGLKYASALKEKNFYGVQFHPEKSSKAGAQILKNFLELM encoded by the coding sequence ATGAAAATAGTAATCATAAATTACGGAGCAGGAAACATTCAATCTATAAAATTTGCTATTAAACGTTTAGGTTTTGAAGCAGTTTTAACAGATAATGAAGAAGAAATAAGAAATGCTGATAAGGTGATTTTTCCTGGCGTAGGAGAGGCGAGTAGTGCGATGGGAATGTTAAAATCTACGGGATTGGATAAAGTGATTCCAACTTTAAAACAACCTGTTTTAGGTATTTGTTTAGGAATGCAATTGATGTGCGCTTATTGTGAAGAAGGAAATACAAAAGGTTTGGCCATTTTTGATTGTGATGTACTAAAATTTGATGCTTCGGAAAAAGTACCACAAATTGGATGGAATCAAATTGAAAATTTAAAATCCGATTTGTTCAAAGGAATTAAAGAAAAAGAATATATGTATTTGGTGCATAGTTTTTATGTTGCATTAAATAATGAAGCAATTGCAACTACCAATTATGGTTTGAAATATGCCTCTGCCTTAAAAGAAAAAAACTTTTATGGCGTACAATTTCATCCCGAAAAAAGTAGCAAAGCAGGAGCTCAAATATTGAAGAATTTTTTAGAGTTAATGTAA
- a CDS encoding four helix bundle protein, with protein MKNQILKRTKDFAINCWRFCEKVPKSREYNAFVNQLIRSASSVGANYRASQRAKSTADFINKLKIVEEEVDESVYWLEIFEEVLPNYSNEIEILKKEGKELLAITVASINTAKRKQ; from the coding sequence ATGAAAAATCAAATATTAAAAAGAACTAAAGATTTTGCAATTAATTGTTGGCGATTTTGTGAAAAAGTACCAAAATCTAGAGAATATAATGCGTTTGTAAACCAGTTAATTAGAAGTGCTAGTTCTGTAGGTGCAAATTATAGAGCATCGCAACGGGCTAAATCAACAGCAGATTTTATTAATAAATTAAAGATTGTTGAAGAAGAAGTTGATGAAAGTGTTTATTGGTTAGAAATTTTTGAAGAAGTATTGCCAAATTATTCTAATGAAATTGAAATTCTAAAAAAAGAAGGAAAAGAGCTGTTAGCAATAACAGTAGCTTCAATTAATACAGCTAAAAGAAAACAATAA
- a CDS encoding IS3 family transposase, producing MLGVNRQVYYRSIKSRLHKQTVAQKVIVLVRDIRMLMPRLGGKKLYFLLKDKLSLLKVGRDKLFRILKANHMLIIPKRSYHITTDSHHRFRKHRNLVSSMDIEGPESVWVSDITYIGTRTNPSYLALITDAYSKKIVGYDVSKSLSMDGSLRALEMAINNRKYKESPLIHHSDRGLQYCSNEYQRLLENNEIKPSMTEKYDPYENAVAERINGILKQEFSVAQKIQDFKVKKKLVKNAIEIYNNIRPHLSNEMLTPIQMHAQKKIKPKQYKSKKLNNDVIIQL from the coding sequence TTGCTCGGGGTAAACAGACAGGTTTACTATAGATCCATAAAATCAAGACTTCATAAACAAACTGTAGCACAAAAAGTTATCGTTTTGGTTCGTGATATTCGGATGCTAATGCCAAGATTGGGTGGTAAGAAATTATACTTTCTGTTAAAGGATAAATTATCACTATTAAAAGTAGGAAGAGATAAATTGTTTAGAATACTAAAAGCTAACCATATGTTAATAATACCTAAAAGAAGCTACCACATAACTACAGACTCTCATCATAGATTTAGAAAGCACAGAAACCTTGTCAGCTCAATGGATATAGAAGGGCCTGAATCAGTTTGGGTGAGTGATATTACATATATCGGAACGAGAACCAACCCTTCGTATCTGGCATTAATCACAGATGCTTATTCTAAAAAGATTGTAGGATATGATGTGTCAAAATCTTTATCAATGGATGGTTCATTGAGGGCATTGGAAATGGCTATAAATAATAGAAAATACAAAGAAAGTCCATTAATACATCACTCTGATAGAGGGTTGCAATATTGCTCGAATGAATATCAAAGACTATTAGAAAACAATGAGATTAAGCCTAGTATGACTGAAAAATATGATCCATATGAAAATGCAGTTGCAGAGCGAATAAATGGAATTTTAAAACAGGAATTTAGTGTAGCACAGAAGATTCAAGATTTTAAAGTAAAGAAGAAACTGGTCAAAAATGCAATAGAAATATACAACAATATAAGACCTCATTTATCTAACGAAATGCTAACACCAATACAAATGCACGCACAAAAAAAAATTAAACCAAAACAATACAAATCAAAAAAGCTGAACAATGATGTCATTATTCAGCTTTAA
- the hisA gene encoding 1-(5-phosphoribosyl)-5-[(5-phosphoribosylamino)methylideneamino]imidazole-4-carboxamide isomerase has product MRIIPAIDIINGKCVRLSKGDYATEKVYNENPLEVAKMFEAHGVQHLHLVDLDGAKASHIVNHKVLETIASKTNLSIDFGGGLKSDDDLRIAFESGANQITGGSIAVKNPEIFNNWLQKFGANKIILGADANNEKVAVSGWLEESDRELIPFIQGYEKEGVSYVICTDISKDGMLQGPSFDLYQKILNETTNIKLIASGGISTYNELPRLAEMGCEGTIVGKAIYEHKISMKEIEQFIINK; this is encoded by the coding sequence ATGAGAATAATTCCAGCAATAGATATCATCAATGGTAAATGTGTACGTCTTTCAAAAGGCGATTATGCAACTGAAAAAGTGTACAATGAAAATCCGTTAGAAGTTGCAAAAATGTTTGAAGCACACGGAGTTCAGCATTTACATTTGGTAGATTTAGATGGAGCAAAAGCAAGCCATATTGTAAATCATAAAGTATTAGAAACTATTGCTTCTAAAACAAATTTGTCAATTGATTTTGGTGGTGGATTAAAGTCAGATGATGATTTAAGAATTGCGTTTGAAAGTGGCGCAAATCAAATTACAGGCGGAAGTATTGCGGTTAAAAATCCAGAAATATTTAACAATTGGTTGCAAAAATTTGGAGCTAATAAAATTATTTTAGGAGCTGATGCAAATAACGAAAAAGTTGCGGTAAGTGGTTGGTTAGAAGAGTCTGATAGAGAGTTAATTCCCTTTATTCAAGGTTACGAAAAAGAAGGTGTAAGTTACGTGATATGTACTGATATTTCAAAAGATGGTATGTTACAAGGTCCGTCATTTGATTTATATCAAAAGATATTAAATGAAACTACAAATATTAAATTAATCGCTTCTGGAGGAATTTCAACATATAATGAATTACCTCGGTTGGCTGAAATGGGTTGTGAAGGAACCATTGTTGGTAAAGCAATTTACGAACATAAAATTAGTATGAAAGAAATTGAACAGTTTATAATAAACAAGTAG
- the hisB gene encoding bifunctional histidinol-phosphatase/imidazoleglycerol-phosphate dehydratase HisB, translated as MKKKVLFIDRDGTMIKEPADEQIDAFDKLVFYPKVFTYLGKIAKELDFELAMITNQDGLGTEVYPENTFWPVHNFIMNSFENEGVVFEDVFIDKTFPHENTETRKPKTGLLTKYFSEEYDLENSFVIGDRLTDIELAKNLNAKGIFINDNTNLGTDEISVKRNELDAFIALESNDWQKIYEFLKLENRTAELTRNTNETKIYIKLNLDGTGKSEISTGIAFFDHMLDQISRHGNMDLTIQVQGDLEVDEHHTIEDTMIALGEVFSKALGNKLGIERYGFCLPMDDCLAQVAIDFGGRNWLVWDADFKREMIGEMPTEMFYHLFKSFTDGAKCNLNIKAEGENEHHKIEGIFKAFAKAIKVAVKRDPEKMILPSTKGML; from the coding sequence ATGAAGAAAAAAGTATTGTTTATTGACCGTGATGGAACTATGATTAAAGAACCTGCTGATGAACAAATAGATGCATTTGATAAATTGGTTTTTTATCCGAAAGTTTTCACTTATCTAGGTAAAATCGCTAAAGAATTAGATTTTGAATTGGCAATGATTACCAATCAAGATGGTTTAGGTACCGAAGTATATCCAGAAAATACTTTTTGGCCTGTACATAATTTTATAATGAATTCTTTTGAAAATGAAGGAGTTGTATTTGAAGATGTGTTTATAGATAAAACTTTTCCACATGAAAATACAGAAACACGTAAACCTAAAACGGGTTTGCTAACAAAGTATTTTTCTGAAGAATACGATTTAGAAAATTCTTTTGTAATAGGTGATAGATTAACAGACATAGAGTTGGCTAAGAATTTAAATGCAAAAGGAATTTTTATTAATGATAATACCAATTTAGGTACTGATGAAATTTCTGTAAAAAGAAATGAGTTAGATGCTTTTATTGCTTTAGAAAGTAACGATTGGCAAAAAATATACGAGTTTTTAAAACTTGAAAACAGAACTGCTGAATTGACTAGAAATACCAATGAAACTAAAATTTACATCAAATTAAATTTAGATGGAACAGGTAAAAGTGAAATTTCTACAGGTATTGCATTTTTTGATCATATGCTAGATCAAATTTCACGTCATGGAAATATGGATTTAACAATACAAGTTCAAGGGGATTTAGAAGTTGATGAACACCATACTATTGAAGATACCATGATTGCTTTAGGTGAAGTTTTTTCGAAAGCTTTAGGAAATAAATTAGGAATAGAACGTTATGGATTTTGCTTGCCAATGGATGATTGTTTAGCGCAAGTAGCCATAGATTTTGGTGGTAGAAATTGGTTGGTTTGGGATGCAGATTTTAAACGAGAAATGATTGGAGAAATGCCAACAGAAATGTTTTATCATTTATTTAAATCATTTACCGATGGCGCAAAATGTAACTTAAATATCAAAGCTGAAGGTGAAAACGAACATCATAAAATTGAAGGTATTTTTAAAGCTTTTGCAAAGGCCATAAAAGTTGCGGTAAAACGTGATCCAGAAAAAATGATTTTACCAAGTACAAAAGGAATGCTTTAA
- the pepT gene encoding peptidase T, with amino-acid sequence MQKIIDRFVKYVKIDTQSDENNPAFPSTEKQWDLAKVLVEELNEIGMQDVTLDDNCYIMATLPSNVDFKVPTIGFIAHIDTSPDYSGTNVNPQFHPNYDGKDILLNKEENIVLSPGYFDDLLQYKGQTLITTDGTTLLGADDKAGVTEIVSAMEFLINNPEIKHGKIRICFTPDEEVGKGAHMFDVEKFGAEWAYTMDGSQVGELEYENFNAAGAKVTINGKIVHPGYAKGKMINSMLIANEFIAALPKNEIPQETEGYEGFYHLHTMSGEVEKATLEYIIRDHDFDLFEARKATFQKVADTLNKKLGSDLVQVEIKDQYFNMRKKIEPVMHIVDIAEEAMKQLNIKPLIKAIRGGTDGSQLSYKGLPCPNIFAGGHNFHGRYEYIAAESLQLATDVIIKIAELTAEREKNA; translated from the coding sequence ATGCAAAAAATAATAGATAGATTCGTTAAGTATGTTAAAATAGATACTCAATCTGACGAAAACAATCCTGCGTTTCCAAGTACTGAAAAACAATGGGATTTAGCTAAAGTTTTAGTTGAAGAACTAAATGAAATTGGAATGCAAGATGTTACTTTAGACGACAATTGCTATATTATGGCTACTTTGCCTTCAAACGTAGATTTTAAAGTGCCAACTATTGGTTTTATTGCTCATATTGATACAAGTCCAGATTATTCAGGTACTAATGTAAATCCACAATTTCACCCAAATTATGACGGAAAAGATATTCTTTTAAACAAAGAAGAAAATATAGTACTTTCTCCAGGTTATTTTGATGATTTATTACAATATAAAGGTCAAACATTAATTACCACAGATGGTACTACTCTTTTAGGAGCTGATGACAAAGCAGGTGTTACTGAAATTGTTTCTGCAATGGAATTTTTAATAAATAACCCTGAAATTAAGCACGGTAAAATTAGAATTTGTTTTACTCCAGATGAAGAAGTTGGTAAAGGTGCGCATATGTTCGATGTTGAAAAATTTGGTGCAGAATGGGCTTATACTATGGACGGTAGTCAGGTTGGAGAACTTGAATATGAAAACTTTAATGCTGCTGGAGCAAAAGTAACTATCAATGGTAAAATTGTACACCCTGGTTATGCAAAAGGAAAAATGATAAATTCTATGCTAATTGCTAATGAATTTATAGCTGCTTTACCAAAAAATGAAATTCCACAAGAAACTGAAGGTTACGAAGGTTTTTACCACTTACACACAATGTCTGGAGAAGTAGAAAAAGCTACTTTAGAATACATTATTAGAGATCACGATTTTGATTTATTTGAAGCAAGAAAAGCTACTTTTCAAAAAGTTGCAGATACTTTAAATAAAAAATTAGGAAGTGATTTAGTGCAGGTTGAAATTAAAGATCAATACTTTAATATGCGCAAAAAAATTGAACCTGTAATGCATATTGTAGATATTGCTGAAGAAGCTATGAAGCAATTAAATATAAAACCGCTAATTAAAGCAATACGTGGTGGTACAGATGGTTCTCAACTATCTTATAAAGGCTTACCATGTCCAAATATTTTTGCTGGTGGACATAATTTCCATGGTAGATACGAATATATTGCTGCAGAATCTTTACAATTAGCAACAGATGTTATTATTAAAATTGCTGAACTTACTGCTGAAAGAGAAAAAAATGCTTAA
- the hisC gene encoding histidinol-phosphate transaminase, with translation MKENIKMNIENLVRENIKSLKPYSSARDEFKEFTSEMVFLDANENPFDNGVNRYPDPQQINVKQILSELKEIPTNQILLGNGSDEVLDLIYRAFCEPKQDNIITLPPTYGMYIVLANINHIEEREVELTTNFEPAIEQILKVADAHSKILFLCSPNNPTGNSFSNSIVEELLVKFKGLVVIDEAYIDFSKQKSWLSRLEEFPNLIITQTLSKAYGMAGIRLGICYASSEIIAILNKIKPPYNINELTQKKALKKLLNKNKVQHEIEKILEQRSKLIEKLSSISFIKKIYPTDANFVLVKVDNAVKRYNQLIEKGIVIRNRTTQPLCENTLRLTVGTKSENKKLIEALKAI, from the coding sequence ATGAAAGAAAATATAAAAATGAATATCGAAAATTTAGTTCGAGAAAATATAAAATCTTTAAAACCTTATTCTTCTGCTAGAGACGAATTTAAAGAATTTACATCTGAAATGGTTTTTTTAGATGCTAATGAAAATCCGTTTGATAATGGTGTAAATAGGTATCCAGATCCTCAGCAAATTAATGTAAAACAAATTTTATCAGAGTTAAAAGAAATACCTACAAATCAAATTTTACTAGGTAATGGAAGTGATGAAGTATTGGATTTAATTTACAGAGCTTTTTGTGAACCAAAGCAAGATAATATTATAACATTACCTCCAACTTATGGAATGTATATAGTTTTGGCTAATATTAACCATATTGAAGAAAGAGAAGTAGAACTAACAACTAATTTTGAGCCTGCTATAGAGCAGATTTTAAAAGTTGCAGACGCACATTCTAAAATATTATTTTTATGTTCTCCAAACAATCCAACTGGAAATTCTTTTTCAAATAGTATTGTAGAAGAACTCTTGGTAAAATTTAAAGGACTGGTTGTAATAGATGAAGCTTACATAGATTTTTCTAAACAAAAAAGTTGGCTTTCAAGATTGGAAGAGTTTCCAAATTTAATTATTACTCAAACCTTATCAAAAGCCTATGGAATGGCAGGTATTAGATTGGGTATTTGTTATGCTTCTTCAGAAATTATTGCAATTTTAAATAAAATAAAACCACCTTATAATATTAACGAATTAACGCAGAAAAAGGCTTTAAAAAAATTGTTGAATAAAAATAAGGTGCAACATGAAATTGAAAAAATTTTAGAACAACGCAGTAAGTTGATTGAAAAATTAAGTTCAATTTCGTTTATAAAAAAAATATATCCAACAGATGCTAATTTTGTGTTAGTTAAAGTTGATAATGCTGTAAAAAGATACAATCAACTAATTGAAAAAGGAATTGTTATAAGAAATAGAACAACACAACCCTTGTGTGAAAATACCTTGCGATTAACAGTTGGAACAAAAAGTGAAAATAAGAAATTAATTGAAGCATTAAAAGCGATTTAA
- the hisG gene encoding ATP phosphoribosyltransferase produces the protein MNKIKIAIQKSGRLNEDSLKLLKDCGISIDNGKDQLKASASNFPLEVLYLRNGDIPQYLRDGVVDIAIIGENVLIEKGEDIAIAERLGFSKCRVSIAVPKDVAYKSIKDLEGKRIATSYPNTVRNYFKKFNINPNIHIINGSVEIAPNIGLADAICDIVSSGSTLFKNNLKEVEKMLTSEAVLAVSPSISSENKQILDKLQFRIQAALKGRKSKYILMNAPNDKVESIIKLLPGMRSPTVLPLAEEGWSSIHTVVEKNSFWEVVDALKANGAEGLLVVPIEKMVL, from the coding sequence ATGAATAAAATTAAAATCGCAATTCAAAAATCAGGGAGACTAAACGAAGATTCTCTAAAATTATTAAAAGACTGTGGAATTTCAATAGATAATGGAAAAGATCAGCTAAAAGCATCTGCAAGTAATTTTCCTTTGGAAGTTTTATATTTAAGAAATGGAGATATACCGCAGTACTTAAGAGATGGAGTAGTAGATATTGCTATTATTGGTGAAAATGTCCTTATAGAAAAAGGTGAAGATATTGCTATTGCAGAGCGTTTAGGTTTTTCTAAATGTAGAGTTTCAATTGCAGTTCCAAAAGATGTTGCCTACAAAAGTATAAAAGATTTGGAGGGTAAACGTATTGCAACTTCATACCCAAATACAGTGCGTAACTATTTTAAAAAATTCAATATAAATCCAAATATTCACATAATTAATGGTTCTGTAGAAATTGCTCCTAATATTGGTTTAGCTGATGCAATTTGCGATATTGTTTCAAGTGGTAGTACCTTATTTAAAAACAATTTAAAAGAAGTTGAAAAAATGTTAACTAGTGAAGCTGTTTTAGCAGTTTCTCCATCAATTTCTTCAGAAAATAAACAAATTTTAGATAAGTTACAGTTTAGAATTCAGGCAGCTTTAAAAGGAAGAAAATCTAAATATATTTTAATGAATGCTCCAAACGATAAAGTAGAAAGTATTATTAAATTATTACCAGGAATGCGTAGTCCTACAGTTTTACCATTAGCAGAAGAAGGTTGGAGTTCAATACACACAGTAGTAGAAAAAAATTCTTTTTGGGAAGTTGTAGATGCATTAAAAGCTAATGGAGCAGAAGGTTTGTTAGTAGTTCCTATTGAAAAAATGGTACTATAA
- the hisD gene encoding histidinol dehydrogenase has product MNTIINPPKTDWLNILQRPTQTVADVEETVNAIFDDVKQNGNDAVKRYTSIFDGVTLDNLFVTDEEVIEAENLISNDLKEAIKLSKENIYKFHAAQKTEKVLIETTKGVQCWQEKRPIQKVGLYIPGGTAPLFSTVLMLAIPAKIAGCREIVLATPPNKKGKINPAIIYAAQQCGVTKIIKVGGIQAVAGLTFGTETIPKVYKIFGPGNQFVTVAKQLATKFGVAIDMPAGPSELLVVADETANPAFVASDLLSQAEHGTDSQVILVATSMQILNKVALEIEIQLEKLPRKKIATKAIENSKLIFVETKEIALELINEYGPEHFIVCTNNNDFYVSGIENAGSVFIGNYTPESAGDYASGTNHTLPTNGYTKAYSGVNLDSFLKAISFQKISEIGIKNIGNAIEVLAETEGLNAHKNAVTLRLKSLE; this is encoded by the coding sequence ATGAATACAATTATAAATCCTCCAAAAACAGACTGGTTAAACATTTTACAAAGACCCACACAAACTGTAGCAGATGTTGAGGAAACTGTAAACGCTATTTTTGATGATGTAAAACAAAATGGAAATGATGCCGTAAAGCGATATACTTCTATTTTTGATGGTGTTACTTTAGATAATCTTTTTGTTACAGATGAAGAAGTTATTGAAGCTGAAAATTTAATTTCTAACGATTTAAAAGAGGCTATAAAACTTTCAAAAGAAAATATTTATAAATTTCATGCTGCTCAAAAAACTGAAAAAGTTTTAATTGAAACAACCAAAGGCGTTCAATGTTGGCAAGAAAAAAGACCTATTCAAAAAGTTGGATTGTATATTCCAGGAGGAACGGCTCCTTTATTTTCAACAGTATTAATGTTAGCAATTCCTGCTAAAATTGCTGGTTGTAGAGAAATTGTGTTAGCAACACCTCCAAATAAAAAAGGAAAAATTAATCCAGCAATAATTTATGCCGCGCAACAATGTGGTGTTACAAAAATTATAAAAGTAGGAGGTATTCAAGCTGTTGCAGGTTTAACTTTTGGTACAGAAACAATACCTAAAGTTTATAAAATATTTGGACCAGGAAATCAATTTGTTACAGTTGCAAAACAGTTAGCAACAAAATTTGGAGTTGCTATAGATATGCCTGCGGGACCAAGTGAATTATTAGTAGTTGCAGATGAAACTGCTAATCCAGCATTTGTAGCTTCAGATTTATTAAGTCAAGCGGAACACGGTACTGATAGTCAAGTTATTTTAGTTGCAACTTCTATGCAAATTTTAAATAAAGTTGCTTTAGAAATAGAAATTCAATTAGAAAAATTACCAAGAAAAAAAATTGCGACTAAAGCAATAGAAAATTCAAAATTAATTTTTGTTGAAACTAAAGAAATTGCATTAGAATTAATTAATGAATACGGTCCAGAACACTTTATTGTTTGTACTAATAATAACGATTTTTATGTTTCTGGAATAGAAAATGCAGGTTCTGTTTTTATTGGAAATTATACGCCTGAAAGTGCAGGAGATTATGCGTCAGGTACCAACCATACCTTACCAACAAACGGTTATACTAAAGCATATTCTGGAGTAAATTTAGATTCGTTTTTAAAAGCTATTTCATTTCAAAAAATATCTGAAATTGGAATTAAAAATATAGGAAATGCTATTGAAGTTTTAGCTGAAACAGAAGGTTTAAATGCACATAAAAATGCTGTAACTTTACGATTAAAAAGTTTAGAGTAA
- the hisF gene encoding imidazole glycerol phosphate synthase subunit HisF codes for MLTKRIIPCLDIKNGRTVKGVNFVDLRDAGDPVELAEIYANEGADELVFLDITATEQRRKTLAELVMHVAEKVNIPFTVGGGISSVEDVEILLNSGADKVSINSSAVKNPQLINELAAKFGSQCVVVAIDAKQIDGEWMVHLVGGKVPTEIKLFDWAKEVEQRGAGEILFTSMDHDGTKNGFANKALAYLSELVNIPIIASGGAGNMQHFTDTFKDGKADAALAASVFHFKEIEIIDLKNELKQNNIPVRL; via the coding sequence ATGTTAACAAAAAGAATAATTCCTTGTTTGGATATAAAAAACGGAAGAACTGTAAAAGGTGTAAATTTTGTAGATTTACGTGATGCAGGAGATCCGGTTGAACTTGCTGAAATTTATGCAAATGAAGGTGCTGATGAATTGGTTTTTTTAGATATCACAGCAACAGAACAACGCAGAAAAACCTTGGCTGAATTAGTAATGCATGTTGCTGAAAAGGTAAATATTCCATTTACAGTTGGAGGAGGAATTTCATCGGTTGAAGATGTTGAAATATTATTAAATTCTGGAGCAGATAAGGTTTCTATAAATTCTTCCGCAGTAAAAAATCCGCAATTAATTAATGAGTTAGCGGCTAAATTTGGAAGCCAATGTGTAGTTGTGGCGATTGATGCCAAACAAATTGATGGAGAATGGATGGTGCATTTAGTAGGAGGAAAAGTACCAACTGAAATTAAATTATTTGACTGGGCTAAAGAGGTTGAACAACGTGGTGCAGGTGAAATTTTATTTACCTCAATGGATCACGATGGTACTAAAAATGGCTTTGCAAATAAGGCTTTAGCTTATTTAAGTGAATTGGTGAATATTCCAATTATTGCATCGGGAGGCGCAGGAAATATGCAGCATTTTACGGATACTTTTAAAGATGGAAAAGCAGATGCCGCTTTGGCTGCAAGTGTTTTTCATTTTAAAGAAATTGAAATAATAGATTTAAAAAACGAATTAAAACAAAATAATATTCCTGTAAGATTATAA